The following proteins come from a genomic window of Paramisgurnus dabryanus chromosome 19, PD_genome_1.1, whole genome shotgun sequence:
- the LOC135771608 gene encoding avidin-like codes for MAKSSNVSGTWKNELGSIMKLEVNQSGQISGTYITYAEYLRCARSSNSPGEEADIVGYINTQETEKTTTTTLAFCIAWKIEGSCSAFSGQIFKEEDGTDVIKTTWLLHRPVDCLLGNWKATRVGENTFHRVN; via the exons ATGGCG AAAAGTTCAAATGTGTCTGGAACGTGGAAAAACGAACTCGGCTCTATTATGAAGTTGGAGGTGAATCAAAGTGGTCAAATAAGTGGGACATACATAACCTATGCTGAGTATCTAAGGTGTGCTAGGTCAAGCAACAGTCCAGGAGAAGAGGCTGACATTGTGGGCTACATCAATACACAGGAGACTGAAAAGACTACTACTACTACTCTTGCCTTCTGCATAGCCTGGAAGATAGAAG GCTCGTGTAGTGCATTCTCTGGCCAGATCTTTAAGGAGGAGGACGGTACTGATGTAATAAAGACCACCTGGCTTCTACATAGACCTGTGGATTGCCTCTTAGGCAACTGGAAAGCTACAAG GGTTGGGGAGAACACCTTCCACAGAGTCAACTGA